Part of the Thermoplasmata archaeon genome is shown below.
GCAAATTTCATTTTTGTACTGCGGGTCTTAGCACTATAACAATCACCCCATCTGGCGATGTTTATCCTTGCTTCTGGTTGATTAATGAAAAGTTTAGGATGGGCAATGTTGATAACGGACCTTTTCCATCGAAGGAGTTTTTTGATATCCAACAACTATTTTTGTCAAACGGAAAGGAATTGAATAAAAAATGTAGCCATTGTCTTCTAGTTAATACTTGCACACAATGTTTAGGAAAAAGATTTGCAAGATTTGGGAATCTCACAGATACCATAAACGAAGAATGTGAGCGTTCAAAAAATATATTTCAGAGTTTTGCTATCTTGTTAGGCAAAGGATGTGAAAAACATGAAAACAACACTGAGGGAAGCATTTAAGTTTGCGATTAGAGAAAGCAAGCCAATTCGCAAGTATCAGATAGGGATAATTGCCATTAGTATTATTAACTCCATACTTACTGTTCTCTTCGCATTATATTTCAAAAAATTTGGTAACGAACTAGATGGTGGAGAGCAACTTACAAATCTCTTTATTACCTTGCTTCTTTTGGGAGCTTGCGTCAGCATCCTCTCATTTGCAAGTGATGTTGGCTTGGATATACTCAAGAAGAAGGCACAGGTTCTGTTTTTTTCTACCCTTTACAGGAAACTCCTTAACAGTGAGAGTGAAGAAATCAAGAAGAGTGCACCGGGGGAATATCTTAGTAAAATACTTTCAGATACCGTTTTTGTAGGGATGTTTGCTGCTGCAATGATACCCGCATTACTTGTAAATATTATAAGAGCCATTACATATTTTATCGCTCTTTTCATTATCAATTCTTATATCGGTATTCTTATACTCCTCCTTCTTCCAATATTGGTTGCGATGTACATATACGAAGGAAAACTATTTGTTAGGGCATCAATGTCTGAAAGAAAATCGTATGCTGCGTTGACCGAGAGTCTAAGACTCAAGATTGAATCTCTATCTGTTGTTAAAAATTTTGCAGTTGAAGGGGAGATGCTCAACATGCTTGAAAGGGATGGAGAAAAGTGGTACAGGAATGTAAAGAAAGTTCTAATTCTAGATAGGGGTTGGGGTCATACCTACTCTTTTCTTCTCATGGTTCTCCCTATCATTATACTGTACTTCATCCAGTATGTTTCAGTGATCGAGATGGGAACCGCAATTGTGTTTCTCTACCTACTTAACATGGTAATAGAACCACTCATAGTGCTATCCACAGATATTGGTGGTGTTTATCAAGCAATTCCTGCAATCCAAAGAATGCAAGAGATTTTGGGTCTAAAGGACATGGTATCTGGCAATA
Proteins encoded:
- a CDS encoding ABC transporter ATP-binding protein, coding for MKTTLREAFKFAIRESKPIRKYQIGIIAISIINSILTVLFALYFKKFGNELDGGEQLTNLFITLLLLGACVSILSFASDVGLDILKKKAQVLFFSTLYRKLLNSESEEIKKSAPGEYLSKILSDTVFVGMFAAAMIPALLVNIIRAITYFIALFIINSYIGILILLLLPILVAMYIYEGKLFVRASMSERKSYAALTESLRLKIESLSVVKNFAVEGEMLNMLERDGEKWYRNVKKVLILDRGWGHTYSFLLMVLPIIILYFIQYVSVIEMGTAIVFLYLLNMVIEPLIVLSTDIGGVYQAIPAIQRMQEILGLKDMVSGNREIESVNEINLAKVFYRYGKDSVLNGVSLKIRRGERIAIVGKSGSGKSTLVNIITGIYTPKSGECYINNIPIRQYNIKQLRKKIILCTANDGIFPGTVLENITLFVEGFRKEEIERVWKAVSISKELGLNERIGPGIREISDGQRQRICVARALLRKPDVLILDEALSGVEPKVEERILGKIKEEVPTIIVISHRLSTILQMDEICVIEDGKIVEIGKADKIRDSEAFIKLMKMEIVK